The genomic DNA TTCAGGAAGCGAAGATGCGGAATAGGGTTCTGAAAGAAGAGCTCTCTTCGTTGTCTGCAAGAAATAGAGAGCTTGAGAAAAAGCTTGAACTTTTGGAAAACGATGTGGTATATATAGAGAAACGTGCTCGAGAGGAGTTAGGAGTGGTAGGTGAGGGAGAG from Candidatus Kaelpia imicola includes the following:
- a CDS encoding septum formation initiator family protein, which translates into the protein MVRRAKKRFLQGLGLILLLGLVYYPGYKKVQEAKMRNRVLKEELSSLSARNRELEKKLELLENDVVYIEKRAREELGVVGEGEIIYDFVPKDE